The sequence below is a genomic window from Maylandia zebra isolate NMK-2024a linkage group LG18, Mzebra_GT3a, whole genome shotgun sequence.
CACCAGCCCTGTGCAGCTGGTTCAACCCCTGCCTGCCTCCTTAAACTGGggtgtttaaatctctttacctctgttgtgaacttcacacaaagtttgtggtaacaaaatcaaactgacGAGGATCTcgtttgaaaaacacacacacactcacgagacaaaataaaaacagactgctcaaagcaaaagcagagccCTCACAGCTGGTAGTACAAACACAGCGACAACATGCGTATTAGATACCCTCAGTGCCAAAAGCATGAATATGAAAAAATGTGATCACCAAGAATATCCTAAAAATGGCATTGAGGTGCGTgttacagtaaagaaaaaaaaaaaaaaagtagccaaATTTTCATcggaaaatgttgaattttagtaaaaacaatgctctgtagtttgatactgtcgttacagacaaagcagatgtttaaaGCCTTTGGACGCACATTTGAAACGCACTCATTCTCCTTATcagctggaaacattaaagccgtaaaatgactttttcaaaCGGATAAAAACTATTGAACAGCAGCAATGTTGAGCCTGTTCcaaaatttgaatgtacatgtgttgaaggtgcgggtcttgttgaattattaaacatactttctttaatttttcgagccacaaaaacaacaacttttaatttcTTCTGCTTGAGTCTCGGCCTCGGGTAGCTCTACTTATCATTGCTCAGTCAGTTGTCTGTTTGCGCTACTTTTTCAAGGAGCAGCGGATTATTGGTAAGGGTGACTTTATGTGTTTAGCTACTTAAGTGGAAGTACTGTGGATAGTTTTACCTTACATACATAGATCTACCAGTACAGCTTCTGAGGtaactgtttacaaaatgttataaTCTATCCACAAgttctttgcaattttacattgaTAAACATTATCCTTAACACATTTGACCCGCATAAAGTGCTATGGCCATCACACTGTCATTTagaattgtttaaataactcgtgtcttaagtccttccatcaaacagaaaataaaaaaataaataaaataaaaaaaataaaaaagtcgcATGGATCACtttatatttctaacattttgtgatATAAAGTCGTTCATAACAAACTGAAAGGCTgggagtttaaaatgcaaaccgATGGAAGCAGCAGTAGAAGACTATAATGTCACAGAGCACACGGTGTCTATTATTGTGTAGACAATTATAAATAAGAGCTTAATAAAAGATGCttaatttcttaagaaataaacaggtgGAGGGATCTTTATCAAAAGTGGATGTTGCATCTGTGGCTAAACCCCTGTAcccaaaaaactttaaaaatctactgtgtgtgaggctgtgtaaGTAAAGCTTGCCCTTCACACCCGCGTGTAACAAACCATTTGTTGGGGGTTGTGGATTTGACACCTCAGCATtgtgaaagtggggaaacatgttTCTGGCTGTGCATAAGATTTCTGCTTACAACTTAGAATCTCAGTTCTAAatgaaattcagatgttttttaaGTATGGCTAATGTATTAATTGACTTCtaaggcacgcacacacacacgcacacacacgcacacgaacaacaacaccaacacagagaagaagaagagggggtcGGCAGACTATGAATAAATCTACATACTCTGATATATGGTATGTGTTTTATAAAAACCTACTCTACACCAGCTGAGGAAGTAATTAAACACAATGTTTTGCCAAGTTTCCCCTCTGGGAAAaagtctgtcttcatttattcaGTTATTGTACTAATGTATGCACATTTCTATGCTATTAAAGGTACTGAAAAGCTTTACTTACACAATACTTTGGGTACTGAGTTGACTTACAACAAAGATTATGctgaaatgctgaaaaaaaaaataatatattataaactatataaataaaaagtacttttaataaattaaattattttttcacatgaaaacaatatttatattaataaatTCTCGTTTAACAGAAATCTCTGATAATGTTTGTGGtgtcagctttttccttttcaaactgTGCGAGAGAAGAAGTATCTCATGACATTCACGCCTAATGTGTTCAGCATATTCTGCACAGTCTGCATCGTCACTGGTACCTGTTTAAGGCTGACGGGGGGTTGAACAGCAGGCTCTGGACACGGGCCCCAGTGGGGAACCTGAGCCCTGATGATGGGGAGGGTGAGTGCAAACACCAGAGCCAAAGGTAGCTTCATGGTAAAGATGTGGCTTTATTACCTAAAGAGAGTATGAAAGAAAAGCAGGTAAGGTAACACAAATCAAAAGAAACATGGCCAACGCAAACAAGATTACTGCTACATCAactcaggcaacatttttcttggCAGAAATAATCTAATATTAACTAATTTATAGTTTAATCCTTCGCATGTATCTCCACAGATTTCTCTTACCTCTGTGTTCCAGTGGTTCAGATATGTGCTCTGTCTTTAGAGATAGAGAGACAAGGCCGTGTGACCGATGGTGACATGGAACTGAATCTGAGCCCCAAAGAGAGAATAAGAGTTATGCTTTTGCACCATATTGTGTTTTCACCGTTCTTTCATAGCAAGAAGAACGATTTTCAGTCAAATGATCCCTACAATCAGtatatttaatttcaaaatCAGCCACCCTGGAAATCAACCTACCATCTGGATAATTGTCAGATACTTCTTCCACCACAGGTACTTTTGGATCTTAGGTCCACAGGAGGCAAGACCGTAATACAGGTACATCAGGACATGGATCATCGCATTCATATGTGCACCAAAGAATGCTGCAGTAGAAGAAACAAtaagtttttaattttgttctgcttactatagttaaaaaaaaatcttaaactgAGTTGCTCTGAACTCCTGCTGTCTGTATCCAATAAAAAGACAATAGTTGAGGGGGGTGGGAGATACAAACAAGTGTAGGTCCAGGGGCCCATGAATCCAGATTAAACTATCCAAGCTACATATGACGATACTATGCTTGTGGGTTTCAGTGAAATTTGTCATCTAGCTTCCTCATCAGTGTTCAGACTCAGTTTACTCTCAGTCACAATCATCTACTTGCAAATATACATATAGCTGCACCTGTGTTTACTAATTAGCAAGTGATAGCGTGTTATCATGCTAAATACATACTGTGAACATGATAAACATTGTACCCAATAGTAAACTTCAGCGATTAAATGCTATTACTCTCAACATGTTGCCTTGTTGGCATTAGCACTTAGCTCAAAGTGCTCCTCTGCCTGTGGTATACCTTTACAGAGTTGCTAGCATGGCTGTTAATATGCAGatgcatattattaaaaaaaaaaaaaaataagctcAACAAACAACAATAATGAATACATTAACCAGTAGTGAATAAAAGGTTTATAGACAAGTAGCTCCACATGTTTGGTTTAGCTTCCTGAAGCATCCATCAAGGCATTTGTGTCTCTTCCCAGCCCTCACCCAGTATAAACCACAAAACTACAGAGCCAGTGAAGGCTTTATCAACAGCAATGCTGATAAattcatatatatatcatatagcTGATGTCTGCTGTGTTGTAAGCTACTCACACTGTCCTCCTGCCACCCACTTGATGCCAATCCACCAGAGCGTGAACATGGAGCAATGATGGTAGACGTGCAGGAAGGTGACCTGGTTAAATTTTTTCCTCAGGATGAAAAACACAGTGTCCAGATACTCAATGCCTTTGGAGATGAAATACCTCCACAGAGCTCCTGCCACCTGACTCCCGCAGAAATAAAGAAGGGGAAGAAAAAGACTGTTAACATATGAACATATATGATCAAGAGCTACATGTGTGTGAACTCTGATTTTGGAAATCCTAACCTCGACCCGAGACTGACTCACTTGTGGTTTCTGTTTCAAACTACGTCATAGAGCAACAGGAAGGAAGGTGAAACTGAACACCATTCAACTCCGGCTTGTACTTTTTTCTGATAACAGGCCCGTGCTCTAAATGTATGGATGCCTCTCATGTTTCTAAAAGCTCTCTGAGTGACGTGTCCCTGGCAGGCTGACTGTAATTTTCTGAACCATGGGTACAGTGGAGAATTATTAACAGGTAGGGATCTGGTTCCAAGGAAACTAATTATTGTAGACACAAAAGTCTTAAGATAGTAAGTTACATAAACAGCTGAAGTCCCACTACTATATTCAGAGTTTATCTAtgcaagcgtgtgtgtgtgtgtgtgtgtgtgtgtgtgtgtgtgtgtgtgtgtgtgtgtgtgtgtgtgtgtgtgtgtgtgtgtgcgcagtcGGGAGAGTTGGGGTatccaatttccttttttttgaatGCCTTCTTGTGAACGctgtctgttttccacattctgcaacGGTAAAATACGACTTAGAGGCGGATATTTGTTTTACCTTATGGGCAACAGTTGTCTGGCTTTGTTCTTGCTGTTGACAAAACCCGCCTCATGGTTGACTCtgagaaaaaaactctttcccACAGAGGGGAATAAACTTATTCGAATATGAGCTTTTTTTCCTCGCTAAGACTAGTTTTATGGGGAGATGTAAGAAACCGGGTTACAAGCAATGATAATATCGGATGTTGACTCCTCAGCGTCATCATTTTCTATCTATTGAGAAAACTTATTGTAAaaagtaatgaagaaaaaaactcctCCTTGCCCcgcggggtgtgtgtgtgtgtgtgtgtgtgtgtgtgtgtgtgtgtgtgtgtgtgtgtgtgtgtgtgtgtgtgtgtgtgtgggccttCTTGCGAACGCCGTCTGTTTTCTGCAACGGTAAAATACGACTTTGAGAcggatatttgttttaccaaATGGACAATTGCTGTTGACAAAACTCGGCTCATGGTTGACTCTTTCCCACAGAGGGGGGTGCTTTAATAAACTTATTCGAATATGAGCTTTTTTCCCCGCTAAGACTTGTTTTATGGGGAGATGTAAAAAACCGGGTTACAAGCAATGATAATATCGGATGTTGACTCCTCAGCGGATCAACATTTTCTATCTATTGAGAAAACTTATTGTTAAAGTATTGAAGAAAAAACTCTCTACTTTGGTCTGACAAGGAGCAGGTTGCGCAAAACCTACCTCATATAgatgttttaataataataatattttttggaGGGCGTGTTATAGGATATAagcattgagaaaaaaaaaactgatatcTGCTGTCTCACTCCTCCTTGGCCCgcggggtgggggtgggtgtgtgtgtgtgtgtgtgtgtgtgtgtgtgtgtgtgtgtgtgtgtgtgtgtgtgtgtgtgtgtgtgtgtgtgtgtgtgggccttCTTGCGAACGCCGTCTGTTTTCTGCAACGGTAAAATACGGCTTTGAGACGGATATTTGTTTTGCCAAATGGACAATTGCTGTTGACAAAACTCTCCTCATGGTTGACTCTTTCCCACAGAGGGGGGTGCTTTAATAAACTTATTCGAAtatgagttttttttcctcgctaaGACTTGTTTTATGGGGAGATGTAAGAAACCGGGTTACAAGCAATGATAATATCGGATGTTGACTCCTCAGCGTCATCATTTTCTATCTATTGAGAAAACTTATTGTAAaaagtaatgaagaaaaaaactcctCCTTGCCCcgcggggtgtgtgtgtgtgtgtgtgtgtgtgtgtgtgtgtgtgtgtgtgtgtgtgtgtgtgtgtgtgtgtgtgtgtgtgtgtgtgtgtgtgtgaaacaagaTCGCCTGTcgctggtttgttttttcagtctctCAAAAGGAAAAGTAGTATTCACTAAGGGATAGTTATCCGTTTTTTTACACATAGGCAGCCTGTAGGTTACAAGCGGATagaaagttcttcttttcatcacaagctatggtgtatcttaaaggtttttttttgtttgtttttttttactgcgtctgtattataggaaaataaaattACTATTGAAATCTCTACAGGAAGTCACTCTTTATTTCCATTACAAACGCCGGTGCAGCTtaagaaagtaaaattacaTCCGCTCTGTCTCTCTATACATCACAGAATCAGCTGCTGCATCACCGCTGTGCTTAGGGAACATGACGCAACAGGTCTGAAAATGACTAGACACTTCCGGAGTATTTCCGGTAGGGTCATAAGGTCCGGATCGAGATTGAATATGTCATATTCAAAACCTTCTTCTTTGGGAGAGCAGATCTCATCGGACACAGGAACGCTGCGGGGCTGCAGAAGGAAATCCATCTTGTGTCTGTGCCTTAGAAATTGTGACGGactcctctctctgcttttttattcccctccaacagatggcgcgcttccggaggtttccccctccctctaaaaaacgttttttcccaacaacagatgacgcgcttccggaggtttcccccctccctctaaaaactttttttttccccaacaacAGATGACGCGCTTCCGGGTTCACCCCTCCTTTTTCAGGATGCAATTCGACACGGTTAGCAACAGATGGCGCGCTTCCGGGGTTCGCCCCCCTTTCTCAGGATATAATTCGTCACGCGGGGGGTTCGCCCCCCCTTCTCCGGATACGATTCGTCACGCGGGGGGTTTCCCACGGAGGGGAGGGGCGGGAGGTCAAAAGGTCGTGATTAGGGCCATCAATCACTTCGGATCAAATTTTGTCATAAGCTGTATGGGATTAACTCtctataaattaattaaagcaacaaaacaacctgaagagccgaaagagccgtctctttttagtgagccgagctgaaagagccggttctctaaaaagagccggaattTCCATCACTAATTCTTAGGACTTAGCTTCTGTGTCAGGTCCCACAGGTTCACCTGAACCTTTACCACTTGTCCCGCCCCAAAGCAGAAAAGAGTGTTTTGGACTGGCTTGTTAGTCTAGCAACCAAAGACAATACAGAGTTGAGATGACTGACATTAGATTGGTAAACAAATAAGGTGAACCTATAAAACAGTCATAAATTCAATTATGTTTAATTCTTGAGTTTAATAAACAGATAATGTCTGTTAGCAGTTAATCTGTCATTACAGTTAAATGCTGAAGCAGGAATACATTTGTTTAACACTCACAAATGTAGGACTTAGTCATTTCTACTTTAATTTCTCCATTTTCTACCTATTAAAGGATGACAAAATCGCATTTGGAGTCTGCTGTAGTTGATAGTGGTGCAAATACTTTCACAACCACAAGTCAAAGGTTTTTACACTTaatttgtcttgtttttcaatacatcagtattttaaaatacattgttatttatcataaaaaagaGCAGCATTGATGAGTAATGTGCTAGTTTTCTGTGGTGCCATTTTCATCCTTGTACTACTGTGGTAGTGAAATATACTTTAGAAATGTGCTATAATAATGCAGTTCTTTAACTTGGAGTTGGTCTTGTATGgtttaacctttttttcctgtgtgttcGCATTTGTATTGTAACATTTATTCTGTAGCGATATCTCCCAGGTGGCGTCTTTGGTCTCCTTCCTTGCTGTTTTCTGGTAGTGACCTCACCCAGATAGCTGTAGGATGGTCActcacaagctgaacacaaataTTTCTTTTAATCTTTGCTGCCATTGTATTAAACTTGATTTATGAATTTATGTATTCAGTCAACACAAATTCCAAGCAGGTAAAAAGCTTTGGAGCTCAGCAGCAGTCAGAAGAGCTTGATGAGGTGAGGAAGAAGTTactgcctctgtcagtgcgccccagggtggctgtggctacagtgtagcttgccatcaccagtgtgtgaatgtgtgtgtgaatgggcgAATGACTGgatgtataaagcgctttggggtccttggggactagaaaagcgctatacaaatacaggccatttactgttGTCCTGGAgtaactgtaacccacataattccCTGAGGaattattaaagtattctgataTTAAAATCAAACATGAAATGCATTCAAAGACAGAACAGAAAATATTCacaagcaaataaaataatatattcaatagttgttttttgttttatctttcaAATCCTGTTTATAAATTGGCTTTAGCCTGTGCAGCATCACAACTCAGGTGAGTTCTAAAGAACTCCTCTATCTTCTTCCACAGGTGGATCTCTGCTGCTGCGTGGGCCCTGGGCTCCCCTCCCCACACCACTGAGAAGCTAAGGATCCCATGGAAAGCAGAGGAACAGAAGGGTCCATAGGGTGGCTCCAGCAAATGTCCAGCTCCAGGATAAAAAACAGTCTCAAAGTTCTCCTTCCCATGACGCTTCAGTCTCTCCACCATCTGGTCCATGTAGGCCTTGCTGTCCCAGTTGAGGTCATCCTCTGCAGCCACAAAGAGAAACTGGCTCTTGGCTCGTTCAATGGGGACGAGGCTTCCTTTGTTCTTCTCTTCCAGGGGATCTTCAGTAGCATACTTGGTAAGGTTTGCTCCAGACTTGGTGGTAATCACCTTGCTGAAGTCAAACATTAAGGGTGAGAGGATCTGCTGTTTCTTGTAGTAGAGGGGAGTGCCCACACTGGCACTGGTGCCATTGATCCAAACTAAGGCCTCCACACCGGGCACGAATGCAGCAAGAGAGAGCGCGATATCTGTTCCCTTTGATCTTGATATTATGCCGACTCCTTTACTGCCCGCCTGTGAAATAACACACAGAGCTCAGAAACCGGCAAttccaaagtattaaaagttGTGAC
It includes:
- the LOC112432417 gene encoding very long chain fatty acid elongase 4-like, giving the protein MDFLLQPRSVPVSDEICSPKEEGFEYDIFNLDPDLMTLPEILRKCLVIFRPVASCSLSTAVAGALWRYFISKGIEYLDTVFFILRKKFNQVTFLHVYHHCSMFTLWWIGIKWVAGGQSFFGAHMNAMIHVLMYLYYGLASCGPKIQKYLWWKKYLTIIQMIQFHVTIGHTALSLYL